Proteins from a single region of Juglans microcarpa x Juglans regia isolate MS1-56 chromosome 5S, Jm3101_v1.0, whole genome shotgun sequence:
- the LOC121268579 gene encoding transcription initiation factor TFIID subunit 12 isoform X1 has translation MEQQTPPTAVTVSASASASQPTDAPPQPPQPQPTPAPQPLSSLATPSSSTPNPNPNPNPTTNQIPNSKPSSTSTSSLPPHSLPSPSQPPPAPRPSSTFSRTLPQHQQHQQPHYPHFSSLPSSSSSASSSASPSISPPQPRGGVAIGVPAHHANTSPQPTPFSSSFGQHFGGLGRSPVHAPESAPNSNVSQARPTIQGVQGMGMLGSLGSSSSQIRPGGIPAHHQQRPVQSSLRPSSSPTNQPSISQNLQGHGLLRISSVGSPGSPSPNTSQSMQSINQPWLSSGSQGKPPLPSPSNRLQVNSQMQQRAHLPQQPQHHPVPAASQQQHISSLQPQQPSPSNQLQEHYGQQFAPSRVQQSVPHQPQITRVQGSGNQKPSSLAMLQPNTVQSGPQNRTAIVETDESCNRILTKRSVQELVSQVDPLEKLDPEVEDILVDIAEDFVDSITTFGCSLAKHRKSNTLEAKDILLHLERNWNMTLPGFGGDEIKSYRKLVTNDIHKERLAAIKKSIVATETATKISSGQAAGSVKGNLAKTPANALAPQT, from the exons ATGGAACAACAAACCCCACCAACCGCCGTCACCgtctccgcctccgcctccgcctcgCAACCCACTGACGCTCCACCCCAACCGCCACAGCCGCAGCCAACACCGGCTCCGCAGCCTCTATCGTCTCTGGCAACTCCGTCCTCATCCACCCCaaatcctaaccctaacccCAATCCCACCACCAACCAAATCCCTAATTCTAAACCATcatccacctccacctcctcaCTCCCTCCCCACTCTCTCCCAAGTCCCTCACAGCCCCCACCAGCACCCCGGCCTTCCTCCACGTTCTCCAGAACCCTGCCGCAGCACCAACAACATCAACAGCCGCACTATCCGCATTTCTCTTCGCTCccgtcttcgtcttcttctgcATCTTCGTCTGCGTCTCCCTCAATCTCGCCCCCACAGCCGAGGGGTGGCGTTGCCATTGGTGTTCCGGCCCACCACGCCAACACTTCTCCTCAACCTACCCCGTTCTCGTCTTCTTTCGGTCAGCACTTCGGTGGGCTGGGACGGAGTCCAGTCCATGCTCCGGAATCGGCCCCTAATTCCAATGTTTCGCAG GCCAGACCGACGATTCAAGGAGTACAGGGAATGGGGATGTTGGGATCACTTGGTTCGAGTTCCTCACAAATTCGGCCAGGCGGGATTCCGGCACACCACCAACAGAGACCTGTCCAGTCATCTCTTAGACCGTCATCTTCCCCAACTAACCAGCCCTCAATCTCGCAA AATCTGCAAGGGCATGGCCTTTTGAGAATCTCATCAGTGGGATCTCCTGGTTCTCCATCACCAAATACCTCGCAAAGTATGCAATCCATTAATCAGCCATGGTTGTCGTCTGGATCACAAGGGAAGCCTCCTTTACCATCCCCTTCAAATAGGCTTCAGGTGAATTCACAAATGCAACAACGTGCACATCTTCCTCAACAACCACAGCATCATCCGGTGCCAGCAGCTTCACAGCAGCAACATATATCCTCTTTGCAGCCGCAACAACCTTCACCATCAAATCAGCTGCAAGAGCATTATGGACAGCAATTTGCACCTTCAAGGGTCCAACAAAGTGTTCCCCATCAACCTCAAATTACTAGGGTTCAGGGCTCAGGAAATCAGAAGCCTTCCTCTCTTGCAATGCTACAACCGAACACAGTCCAGTCTGGGCCCCAGAATAGGACAGCTATCGTGGAAACAGATGAATCTTGTAATAGAATTCTTACCAAAAGAAGTGTCCAGGAGCTAGTTAGCCAG GTTGATCCATTAGAGAAGTTGGATCCTGAAGTTGAAGACATTCTTGTGGATATTGCGGAGGATTTTGTTGACTCT ATTACGACGTTTGGTTGCTCATTGGCAAAGCATCGGAAATCAAATACGTTGGAGGCAAAAGACATACTTTTACATCTTG AAAGAAATTGGAATATGACACTTCCTGGTTTTGGTGGTGATGAGATTAAGAGCTACAGAAAACTG GTTACAAATGATATTCACAAGGAGCGCCTTGCAGCA ATAAAGAAGTCAATAGTAGCAACTGAGACAGCAACCAAGATTTCTTCTGGACAAGCTGCTGGAAGTGTAAAGGGTAATCTGGCCAAGACACCTGCCAATGCGTTGGCCCCTCAAACCTAA
- the LOC121268579 gene encoding transcription initiation factor TFIID subunit 12 isoform X2: MEQQTPPTAVTVSASASASQPTDAPPQPPQPQPTPAPQPLSSLATPSSSTPNPNPNPNPTTNQIPNSKPSSTSTSSLPPHSLPSPSQPPPAPRPSSTFSRTLPQHQQHQQPHYPHFSSLPSSSSSASSSASPSISPPQPRGGVAIGVPAHHANTSPQPTPFSSSFGQHFGGLGRSPVHAPESAPNSNVSQARPTIQGVQGMGMLGSLGSSSSQIRPGGIPAHHQQRPVQSSLRPSSSPTNQPSISQNLQGHGLLRISSVGSPGSPSPNTSQSMQSINQPWLSSGSQGKPPLPSPSNRLQVNSQMQQRAHLPQQPQHHPVPAASQQQHISSLQPQQPSPSNQLQEHYGQQFAPSRVQQSVPHQPQITRVQGSGNQKPSSLAMLQPNTVQSGPQNRTAIVETDESCNRILTKRSVQELVSQVDPLEKLDPEVEDILVDIAEDFVDSITTFGCSLAKHRKSNTLEAKDILLHLG, translated from the exons ATGGAACAACAAACCCCACCAACCGCCGTCACCgtctccgcctccgcctccgcctcgCAACCCACTGACGCTCCACCCCAACCGCCACAGCCGCAGCCAACACCGGCTCCGCAGCCTCTATCGTCTCTGGCAACTCCGTCCTCATCCACCCCaaatcctaaccctaacccCAATCCCACCACCAACCAAATCCCTAATTCTAAACCATcatccacctccacctcctcaCTCCCTCCCCACTCTCTCCCAAGTCCCTCACAGCCCCCACCAGCACCCCGGCCTTCCTCCACGTTCTCCAGAACCCTGCCGCAGCACCAACAACATCAACAGCCGCACTATCCGCATTTCTCTTCGCTCccgtcttcgtcttcttctgcATCTTCGTCTGCGTCTCCCTCAATCTCGCCCCCACAGCCGAGGGGTGGCGTTGCCATTGGTGTTCCGGCCCACCACGCCAACACTTCTCCTCAACCTACCCCGTTCTCGTCTTCTTTCGGTCAGCACTTCGGTGGGCTGGGACGGAGTCCAGTCCATGCTCCGGAATCGGCCCCTAATTCCAATGTTTCGCAG GCCAGACCGACGATTCAAGGAGTACAGGGAATGGGGATGTTGGGATCACTTGGTTCGAGTTCCTCACAAATTCGGCCAGGCGGGATTCCGGCACACCACCAACAGAGACCTGTCCAGTCATCTCTTAGACCGTCATCTTCCCCAACTAACCAGCCCTCAATCTCGCAA AATCTGCAAGGGCATGGCCTTTTGAGAATCTCATCAGTGGGATCTCCTGGTTCTCCATCACCAAATACCTCGCAAAGTATGCAATCCATTAATCAGCCATGGTTGTCGTCTGGATCACAAGGGAAGCCTCCTTTACCATCCCCTTCAAATAGGCTTCAGGTGAATTCACAAATGCAACAACGTGCACATCTTCCTCAACAACCACAGCATCATCCGGTGCCAGCAGCTTCACAGCAGCAACATATATCCTCTTTGCAGCCGCAACAACCTTCACCATCAAATCAGCTGCAAGAGCATTATGGACAGCAATTTGCACCTTCAAGGGTCCAACAAAGTGTTCCCCATCAACCTCAAATTACTAGGGTTCAGGGCTCAGGAAATCAGAAGCCTTCCTCTCTTGCAATGCTACAACCGAACACAGTCCAGTCTGGGCCCCAGAATAGGACAGCTATCGTGGAAACAGATGAATCTTGTAATAGAATTCTTACCAAAAGAAGTGTCCAGGAGCTAGTTAGCCAG GTTGATCCATTAGAGAAGTTGGATCCTGAAGTTGAAGACATTCTTGTGGATATTGCGGAGGATTTTGTTGACTCT ATTACGACGTTTGGTTGCTCATTGGCAAAGCATCGGAAATCAAATACGTTGGAGGCAAAAGACATACTTTTACATCTTGGTTAG
- the LOC121268461 gene encoding protein YIPF7-like, translating into MMKKEFAVPPVLFPSGGNPGAGSVVQQRRVPTAPFQPPRPAASGIPFMSFDIGSVTTSTSSASNYGGPIVGASGGASFEDEEPLLDELGIHPDQIWKKTRAILNPFRVNPAMHQDSDLSGPILLYMCLCLFQLLAGKIQFGVILGWIVVSSIFLYVVFNMLAGRNGNLKLHTCTSVVGYCMLPVVIFSAVSLFLPQAGAVRFAIASVFVFWATRVCTGLMGALADGGDEHRGLIAYACFLIYTLFSLLVIF; encoded by the coding sequence ATGATGAAGAAGGAATTCGCGGTGCCACCGGTACTATTCCCGTCCGGGGGAAACCCCGGGGCAGGCAGCGTCGTCCAGCAACGGCGGGTTCCGACTGCGCCGTTTCAGCCTCCTCGCCCCGCCGCCTCTGGCATCCCTTTCATGTCTTTTGATATCGGGTCCGTAACGACCTCCACCTCCTCCGCCTCGAACTACGGTGGTCCCATCGTCGGCGCCTCCGGGGGAGCAAGCTTCGAGGACGAGGAGCCGTTGCTGGACGAGCTCGGCATACACCCGGACCAAATCTGGAAGAAAACCAGGGCGATCCTCAACCCGTTCCGGGTCAATCCAGCGATGCACCAGGACTCGGACCTGTCCGGCCCGATACTCCTCTACATGTGCCTCTGCCTCTTCCAGCTACTCGCCGGGAAGATCCAGTTCGGCGTCATACTTGGCTGGATCGTCGTTTCCTCTATCTTTCTTTACGTGGTGTTCAACATGCTGGCAGGAAGGAACGGTAACCTCAAGCTACACACTTGTACGAGCGTGGTTGGCTACTGCATGCTTCCCGTGGTGATCTTCTCGGCCGTGTCGCTGTTCCTGCCCCAAGCTGGTGCGGTCAGGTTCGCGATAGCCTCGGTCTTCGTTTTCTGGGCGACGAGGGTCTGCACGGGTCTCATGGGCGCGCTTGCCGATGGAGGCGATGAGCATCGCGGACTGATAGCGTATGCGTGTTTCTTGATTTACACCCTGTTCTCGCTGCTTGTTATATTCTAG